One Esox lucius isolate fEsoLuc1 chromosome 1, fEsoLuc1.pri, whole genome shotgun sequence genomic region harbors:
- the LOC105029345 gene encoding extracellular calcium-sensing receptor-like, whose amino-acid sequence MKSSGFLCGIVLCLELLYLVPAEPQPEPLQCSLIAGASALPVLQRTGDVKLGGLFSLHDMVLEADLSFTSKPVSTHCSRFNLRTYRWMQTMLFAIDEINRNDHLLPNITLGYKIYDSCSASFHALRASMELMGGVEEGWERSCRGMVPVVIGDGSSTLSVAVARFLGVFHVPQVSYFSSSSSLSNKAEFPSFLRTIPSDMFQVNALVQLIQHFGWTWVGVVVGDDTYLLEGAQIFSEEVQKVSVCMALHEIIPRNHTAGAMASIVARIRSSGSRVVLVFALEHDTVALFDEVLQQGLIGGSLGFAIRRLVHLPGLQEFLLHLNPLNPDTPKDPFLPIFWEEVFGCSLQGAQGGSVPGFKPLCTGSEKLENVRNIFSDVSQLRVTYNVYKAVYAVAHALQAIKNCEKGRGTFPLQNCPDTDSLQPWQLLQYLKHVEFFNLYGDEIKFDKNGDPAAVYDLLNWQLGANGQVEFVTVGTYDESLGTKKLHIQEEDIIWNRNQTTIPVSVCSNSCPPGTRKAHRPHFPVCCFDCVVCTAGEISNQTDATECVRCLPEFWSNEGRTACNHKEVDFLSYGDIMGITLLTVALLGSLCTATVILIFACHCATPIVRANNSELSFLLLFSLALCFLCSLTFIGRPSEWSCMLRHTAFGITFVLCISCVLGKTLVVLMAFRATLPGTNSIKWFRPPQQRAIITLCTLAQVVICSVWLAVAPPTPRRLTTHESDLAILVCDEGSALCFSLVLGYIGLLASLCLLLAFLARKLPDNFNEARLITCSMLIFCAVWVAFVPAYISSPGKYSTATEVFAILASSYGLLACLFLPKCYIILLRPEKNTRTHLMAKSVPDNRF is encoded by the exons ATGAAGAGTTCAGGGTTTCTTTGTGGGATCGTTCTATGCTTGGAGCTCCTTTACCTTGTCCCTGCCGAACCACAGCCTGAGCCTCTGCAGTGTAGCCTGATAGCGGGTGCCTCCGCCCTGCCTGTACTGCAAAGGACCGGGGATGTGAAGCTGGGGGGCCTCTTCTCCCTCCATGACATGGTTCTTGAGGCTGATCTCTCCTTCACATCCAAACCAGTGTCCACACACTGTTCCAG GTTTAACTTGCGGACATACCGCTGGATGCAGACAATGCTATTTGCCATCGATGAGATCAACAGAAATGATCATCTGCTCCCTAACATCACTCTAGGATATAAAATCTATGACTCCTGCAGCGCTTCATTCCATGCCCTGAGGGCTTCCATGGAACTAATGGGGGGAGTGGAAGAAGGATGGGAAAGGTCTTGTCGTGGCATGGTTCCAGTGGTCATCGGGGATGGAAGCTCCACTCTCTCTGTGGCGGTGGCCCGGTTTCTGGGAGTCTTCCACGTTCCTCAG GTCAGCTATTTCTCCAGCAGTTCATCCCTCAGTAACAAGGCAGAGTTTCCTTCTTTTCTTAGGACCATTCCTAGCGACATGTTTCAG GTGAATGCTTTGGTGCAGCTCATCCAGCACTTTGGCTGGACTTGGGTGGGCGTGGTCGTCGGTGATGATACATACCTCCTTGAGGGAGCCCAGATATTTTCAGAGGAG GTCCAGAAGGTCAGTGTCTGCATGGCCCTGCATGAAATCATTCCCAGAAACCACACGGCAGGCGCAATGGCTTCCATTGTGGCCCGTATACGGTCCTCTGGGTCTCGAGTGGTTCTGGTGTTTGCCCTGGAGCATGATACTGTAGCCCTGTTTGACGAGGTTCTGCAGCAGGGCCTGATCGGG GGCTCATTAGGCTTTGCCATCCGTCGCCTTGTGCACCTGCCTGGGCTACAGGAGTTCCTGCTCCACTTGAACCCCTTGAACCCAGACACCCCCAAGGACCCGTTCTTACCCATCTTTTGGGAGGAGGTGTTTGGGTGTAGCCTGCAGGGTGCTCAGGGTGGAAGTGTTCCAGGGTTCAAACCTCTATGCACTGGGTCTGAGAAGTTGGAAAATGTGAGGAACATTTTCTCTGATGTTTCTCAGCTGAGAGTAACCTATAATGTGTATAAGGCAGTTTATGCCGTTGCTCACGCACTGCAGGCGATTAAAAACTGTGAGAAAGGAAGAGGGACATTCCCTCTGCAGAACTGCCCAGATACTGACAGCCTACAGCCATGGCAG CTCCTGCAGTACCTGAAGCATGTGGAGTTCTTTAACTTGTATGGTGATGAGATTAAGTTCGATAAGAATGGCGACCCAGCTGCTGTGTATGACCTATTAAACTGGCAACTCGGGGCCAACGGTCAGGTGGAGTTTGTCACCGTGGGGACATATGACGAGAGCCTGGGCACAAAGAAACTCCACATTCAGGAGGAAGACATCATCTGGAACAGAAACCAGACAACA atCCCTGTTTCAGTGTGCAGTAACAGCTGTCCGCCAGGCACTCGCAAGGCACACAGGCCTCACTTCCCTGTCTGCTGCTTTGACTGTGTGGTCTGTACAGCAGGAGAGATCAGCAATCAGACAG ATGCTACAGAGTGTGTGCGTTGCCTCCCTGAGTTCTGGTCCAACGAGGGGCGGACAGCCTGCAACCACAAGGAGGTCGATTTCCTGTCCTATGGTGACATCATGGGTATCACCCTGCTTACCGTGGCCCTCCTGGGGTCCCTTTGCACGGCCACGGTCATCCTCATATTCGCCTGTCACTGTGCCACTCCTATCGTCAGGGCCAACAACTCTGAGCTGAGCTTCCTGCTCCTCTTCTCCTTGGCTCTGTGTTTTCTATGTTCTCTAACTTTCATTGGCCGGCCCTCTGAGTGGTCCTGTATGCTGCGTCACACAGCTTTTGGCATCACCTTCGTCCTCTGCATTTCTTGTGTTCTGGGGAAAACACTAGTGGTATTGATGGCCTTCAGGGCTACACTTCCAGGAACTAATTCCATTAAATGGTTCAGACCTCCGCAGCAGAGAGCCATCATCACCCTCTGCACTCTGGCACAG GTAGTGATCTGCTCTGTGTGGCTGGCTGTGGCCCCTCCTACTCCACGCCGGCTGACGACACATGAAAGTGACCTCGCGATCCTTGTATGCGATGAGGGGTCGGCCCTGTGCTTCTCCCTTGTGCTGGGCTACATCGGCCTGCTGgcctccctctgtctgcttTTAGCCTTCCTGGCCAGGAAACTCCCAGACAACTTCAACGAGGCCAGGCTCATCACCTGCAGCATGCTGATATTCTGTGCCGTGTGGGTGGCCTTTGTCCCCGCCTACATCAGCTCTCCTGGGAAGTATTCCACGGCTACGGAGGTGTTTGCCATCCTGGCCTCCAGTTACGGCCTGCTGGCCTGCCTCTTTCTTCCCAAGTGCTACATCATCCTGCTGAGGCCTGAGAAGAACACACGGACACACCTCATGGCCAAGTCTGTACCTGACAACAGGTTCTAG